Proteins from a single region of Arctopsyche grandis isolate Sample6627 chromosome 1, ASM5162203v2, whole genome shotgun sequence:
- the LOC143916646 gene encoding uncharacterized protein LOC143916646, with protein MFDDTWRPAPVFVRGVLRKPDLQTVFITYNPSLFSVSQHPAPIRTRYERGRQRAEQPSAETRLQTTKEDTVRKATRDALPRAIQTSRHQVASQLRTPGVRTILSVTPAPFTIHCWMKDSGGSSQAPHLDFYWNIAQPISLVELKLYKLHHRVLFEHVESTLAKVPPFELGQRQRQIRNREYTRTKRNDMNQTKIS; from the exons ATgtttgacgatacttggagaccagctccagtattcgTCCGTGGTGTATTGAGGAaacctg ATTTACAAACTGTTTTCATTACATATAATCCCTCTCTATTTTCCGTCTCCCAACATCCTGCTCCCATACGCACACGGTATGAGAGAGGGAGACAGAGAGCAGAGCagccatcagcagagaccagactaCAGACGACGAAGGAAGACACCGTGAGGAAAGCCACGCGCGACGCTTTACCACGAGCTATACAAACATCACGACATCAGGTGGCATCTCAATTGAGAACCCCTGGCGTCCGTACAATATTGTCGGTGACGCCGGCcccattcaccatccattgctggatgaaagaCAGTGGAGGATCGTCTCAAGCTCCTCATTTGGATTTCTATTG gaatatagcacaacctATTTCCCTCGTCGAACTCAAGCTGTACAAATTACATCATCGCGTCCTGTTCGAACACGTAGAGTCAACCTTGGCCAAAGTACCTCCGTTCGAACTAGGGCAAAGACAAAGGCAGATACGCAATCGCGAGTACACGAGAACTAAACGAAACGATATGAACCAAACGAAAATATCATAA